Proteins encoded within one genomic window of Eurosta solidaginis isolate ZX-2024a chromosome 1, ASM4086904v1, whole genome shotgun sequence:
- the RpS20 gene encoding small ribosomal subunit protein uS10, which yields MVSTIFGRIAIDFDVYWFTTNFSFTSFSALVQRCSINQDLNTSTRKLTKMAAAPKDLEKPQGADSASVHRIRITLTSRNVRSLENVCRDLINSAKNQNLRVKGPVRMPTKVLRITTRKTPCGEGSKTWDRFQMRIHKRIIDLHSPSEIVKKITSINIEAGVEVEVTIAN from the exons ATGGTATCGACTATTTTTGGTCGAATAGCTATCGATTTCGATGTGTATTGGTTCACAACGAATTTCTCGTTCACTTCGTTCTCAGCTCTGGTTCAGCGCTGTTCAATTAACCAAGATTTGAATACCTCGACCAGGAAATTAACAAAAATG GCTGCTGCTCCCAAAGATCTTGAAAAACCCCAAGGCGCTGATTCCGCTTCAGTTCATCGCATTCGCATCACTTTGACATCAAGAAACGTGCGCTCTTTAGAGAATGTATGCCGGGATTTAATAAATAGCGCAAAGAACCAGAATCTGCGCGTAAAG GGTCCAGTACGCATGCCAACCAAAGTTCTACGTATAACCACACGAAAAACACCTTGTGGTGAAGGTTCCAAAACATGGGATCGCTTCCAG ATGAGAATTCACAAACGTATCATCGATTTGCATTCGCCATCTGAGATTGTAAAGAAAATTACCTCAATTAACATTGAGGCTGGCGTAGAAGTTGAGGTTACCATTGCAAACTAA
- the LOC137237766 gene encoding calmodulin-like protein 4, with translation MARYFKEQDIDEFRECFYLFARSGQITTLDELTVIMRSLGLSPTIQELISYLKKKGGKMSFADFLDIMHQHSKVEKTPDEVVAAFKAADTKNTGTISARQLRNLLQNWGEGLSVREVDNIFREANVNNNSMVRYADFIKIACAPVPDYY, from the exons ATG GCACGTTACTTCAAGGAGCAGGATATtgatg AATTTCGTGAGTGCTTCTATTTATTTGCACGATCCGGCCAAATTACTACACTAGATGAGCTCACTGTAATTATGCGTTCACTGGGTTTATCACCTACAATACAAGAGCTTATTTCCTATTTAAAAAAGAAAGGTGGTAAAATGAGTTTCGCTGATTTTCTTGACATCATGCACCAACATTCGAAGGTAGAAAAAACTCCCGATGAAGTAGTCGCCGCTTTTAAAGCAGCTGATACCAAAAATACTGGCACAATTTCTGCCCGACAGCTTCGCAATTTGTTACAAAATTGGGGGGAGGGTTTATCTGTGCGCGAG GTTGACAACATTTTCCGGGAAGCAAACGTTAACAATAATAGTATGGTTCGATATGCTGACTTTATTAAAATAGCTTGCGCACCAGTACCAGACTATTATTAA
- the LOC137237767 gene encoding lymphotoxin beta receptor inhibitor isoform X2: MQLQGIGYTNQQILVPALMLFAYLLFGGFSSAQRVAPGVPPQHYQQPPVQQNPQQQQYQPQQQQQMHHAPNIAPQHYQQPQVQYQQDPVQQQQPPQYQQQQAQPQYQQQQQPQYQQQQQQAPIQQQQHPTGNAQHQQAHHGHHGGQQVLNTGNIQQERSHIQEHMQVPIDTSKMSESELQFHYFKMHDSDNNNKLDGCELIKSLIHWHEQGSRDQQHNEQVPHIEEKIFSDEELVALIDPILQMDDTSRDGYIDYPEFIKAQQKAVAASQQKQQQQQQTQNGQ; this comes from the exons ATGCAACTACAAGGAATAGGATATACGAACCAACAAATACTAGTACCAGCTCTGATGCTGTTTGCGTACTTGCTGTTTGGTGGATTCTCCTCAGCGCAACGTGTAGCGCCAGGTGTACCTCCACAACACTAC CAACAACCGCCAGTGCAGCAAAATCCACAGCAACAACAGTATCAaccacagcagcagcaacaaatgCATCATGCACCTAATATTGCACCTCAACACTAT CAACAACCACAAGTGCAATATCAGCAAGATCcggtgcaacaacaacaacccccgcAATATCAACAGCAACAAGCGCAACCacaataccaacaacaacaacaaccacaatatcaacagcagcaacaacaagctCCGATACAACAGCAACAGCACCCCACTGGAAATGCTCAACACCAACAGGCACATCATGGACATCATGGAGGGCAGCAAGTTTTGAATACTGGCAATATTCAACAGGAAAGATC TCACATTCAAGAGCATATGCAGGTACCAATTGACACCAGCAAAATGTCTGAATCAGAATTGCAATTTCATTATTTCAAAATGCATGATTCTGATAATAATAACAAATTGGATGGCTGTGAATTGATAAAATCATTGATCCATTGGCACG agcaAGGAAGCAGAGATCAACAACATAACGAGCAGGTGCCCCATATTGAGGAAAAAATTTTCTCAGATGAAGAATTAGTTGCATTAATAGATCCCATATTACAAATGGATGATACGTCACGTGATGGTTATATTGATTATCCTGAATTTATAAAAGCACAACAAAAAGCTGTCGCAGCatcgcaacaaaaacaacaacaacaacagcaaacacaAAACGGACAGTAA
- the LOC137237767 gene encoding lymphotoxin beta receptor inhibitor isoform X1, with translation MQLQGIGYTNQQILVPALMLFAYLLFGGFSSAQRVAPGVPPQHYQQPPVQQNPQQQQYQPQQQQQMHHAPNIAPQHYQQPQVQYQQDPVQQQQPPQYQQQQAQPQYQQQQQPQYQQQQQQAPIQQQQHPTGNAQHQQAHHGHHGGQQVLNTGNIQQERSHIQEHMQVPIDTSKMSESELQFHYFKMHDSDNNNKLDGCELIKSLIHWHGHDANKKENEGHEEHHAEQPAEHGQEKGGKIYSDETLSGIVDHVLKRMDSNNDGYVDYAEYRRSEEEGEEEENNEH, from the exons ATGCAACTACAAGGAATAGGATATACGAACCAACAAATACTAGTACCAGCTCTGATGCTGTTTGCGTACTTGCTGTTTGGTGGATTCTCCTCAGCGCAACGTGTAGCGCCAGGTGTACCTCCACAACACTAC CAACAACCGCCAGTGCAGCAAAATCCACAGCAACAACAGTATCAaccacagcagcagcaacaaatgCATCATGCACCTAATATTGCACCTCAACACTAT CAACAACCACAAGTGCAATATCAGCAAGATCcggtgcaacaacaacaacccccgcAATATCAACAGCAACAAGCGCAACCacaataccaacaacaacaacaaccacaatatcaacagcagcaacaacaagctCCGATACAACAGCAACAGCACCCCACTGGAAATGCTCAACACCAACAGGCACATCATGGACATCATGGAGGGCAGCAAGTTTTGAATACTGGCAATATTCAACAGGAAAGATC TCACATTCAAGAGCATATGCAGGTACCAATTGACACCAGCAAAATGTCTGAATCAGAATTGCAATTTCATTATTTCAAAATGCATGATTCTGATAATAATAACAAATTGGATGGCTGTGAATTGATAAAATCATTGATCCATTGGCACG GTCATGAtgcaaacaaaaaagaaaacgaaGGACATGAGGAGCATCATGCGGAACAACCTGCGGAACATGGCCAGGAAAAAGGCGGCAAAATTTATTCCGATGAAACTCTATCTGGTATAGTTGATCATGTATTAAAGCGAATGGATTCAAATAATGATGGATATGTGGATTATGCTGAGTACCGTAGGAGTGAGGAGGAGGGGGAGGAGGAGGAAAATAATGAGCACTGA